A genome region from Streptomyces antimycoticus includes the following:
- a CDS encoding serine hydrolase domain-containing protein, translating to MVEVQGSCDARFTSVRDALAEQIHTGNELGAGLVVDVDGHTVVDIWGGWCDAGHRTPWGRDTITNVWSTTKTVCNLAALMLVDRGQLDPYAPVAKYWPDFAANGKEHIEVRHLLSHTSGVSGWETPFSTEDIYDWDFATRRLAAQAPWWEPGTASGYHAQNQGHLVGELVRRVTGEPMKTFVADEIAGPLGADFQIGAAEADWSRIAPITPPPPLPFDVAALDPEGPRFKTVVGPPANPEAANTPAWRRADLPALNGHGNARSVARILKALALGGTVDGVRLLSPDTIGVIFDEQSHGTDLVLGIPLRWGIGFALPENESVPYVPQGRACYWGGWGGSLIVMDLDTRTTISYMMNKMAPGIIGSDRSEIYVRAIRSCLT from the coding sequence GTGGTGGAGGTGCAGGGAAGCTGTGACGCGCGCTTCACGTCCGTCCGAGACGCGCTCGCCGAGCAGATTCATACCGGTAACGAGTTGGGCGCCGGCCTGGTCGTGGATGTCGACGGGCACACCGTCGTGGACATCTGGGGCGGCTGGTGCGATGCGGGGCACCGTACGCCCTGGGGCCGGGACACCATCACCAATGTGTGGTCGACGACCAAGACCGTGTGCAACCTCGCGGCGCTGATGCTGGTCGACCGGGGGCAACTCGATCCCTACGCCCCGGTCGCGAAGTACTGGCCGGACTTCGCCGCGAACGGCAAGGAGCACATCGAGGTCCGCCACCTCCTCAGTCACACCTCCGGCGTCTCCGGATGGGAGACGCCGTTCAGCACCGAGGACATCTACGACTGGGACTTCGCCACCCGGAGGCTCGCGGCCCAGGCGCCCTGGTGGGAACCGGGAACCGCGTCGGGGTACCACGCGCAGAACCAAGGCCACCTCGTCGGTGAACTGGTGCGCCGGGTGACCGGCGAGCCCATGAAGACATTCGTCGCCGACGAGATCGCCGGACCACTCGGCGCCGACTTCCAGATCGGGGCGGCCGAGGCGGACTGGAGCCGGATCGCACCGATCACCCCACCGCCCCCACTCCCGTTCGACGTGGCGGCTCTGGACCCCGAGGGCCCGAGGTTCAAGACCGTCGTCGGCCCGCCGGCCAATCCCGAAGCCGCGAACACACCGGCCTGGCGACGCGCCGACCTGCCCGCGCTCAACGGCCACGGGAACGCACGGTCCGTGGCCCGAATCCTCAAGGCTCTCGCACTGGGCGGCACCGTCGACGGCGTTCGGCTGCTGTCGCCCGACACGATCGGGGTGATCTTCGACGAACAGAGCCACGGAACCGATCTCGTCCTCGGCATCCCCCTGCGATGGGGTATCGGGTTCGCCCTCCCCGAGAACGAATCAGTGCCGTACGTGCCTCAGGGACGGGCCTGTTACTGGGGAGGATGGGGCGGCTCGCTGATCGTCAT
- a CDS encoding alpha/beta fold hydrolase, which yields MPYFEGSGGTSLFYTDWGQGKPVVFVTGAWLSSSSWEFQMLPLSEAGLRCVAFDKRGHGRSDWVGHGFDYDTLADDLAVLLECLDLHEVTLVAHSMGGGEVLRYLTRHGYDRVSRVVLMSVTAPLMAWSPDNHDGIDQGAFDALLTERSKDRPRWMAQNAQAFFATHLGNTISTELVEWTVRRCLDCSAKAAIEVIRTGFRTDLREEAAALRVPVLIIHGDADASAPIGLCGRRMAKLVPDSVYKEYPRAGHGLFMTHADDVNQDLLDFIGATSTLGGINCSG from the coding sequence ATGCCGTACTTCGAGGGTTCCGGTGGAACGAGCCTGTTCTACACCGACTGGGGACAGGGCAAGCCGGTGGTGTTCGTCACCGGGGCCTGGCTCAGCAGCAGTTCATGGGAGTTCCAGATGTTGCCGCTGTCCGAGGCGGGCCTGCGCTGTGTCGCCTTCGACAAGCGGGGGCACGGCCGCTCGGACTGGGTCGGCCACGGATTCGACTACGACACGCTCGCCGATGATCTCGCGGTGCTGCTCGAATGCCTCGACCTCCACGAGGTGACCCTGGTGGCGCACTCGATGGGCGGTGGGGAGGTGCTCCGCTATCTGACGCGCCACGGCTACGACCGGGTGAGCCGGGTGGTGCTGATGTCGGTCACCGCACCGTTGATGGCCTGGTCGCCGGACAACCACGACGGGATCGACCAGGGCGCCTTCGACGCCCTGCTGACAGAGCGGTCCAAGGACCGCCCGCGGTGGATGGCCCAGAACGCACAGGCGTTCTTCGCGACCCATCTGGGCAACACGATCTCCACCGAGCTCGTGGAGTGGACGGTGCGAAGATGCCTTGACTGCTCGGCCAAGGCGGCCATCGAGGTGATCAGGACCGGGTTCCGCACCGATCTGCGCGAGGAGGCCGCCGCACTCCGGGTGCCGGTCTTGATCATCCACGGTGACGCCGATGCCTCCGCTCCCATCGGACTCTGCGGCCGACGGATGGCGAAGCTGGTGCCGGACAGTGTCTACAAGGAGTACCCCCGAGCGGGACACGGCCTCTTCATGACCCACGCCGATGACGTCAACCAGGATCTGCTTGACTTCATCGGTGCCACCTCGACCCTCGGCGGGATCAATTGTTCCGGCTAG
- a CDS encoding helix-turn-helix transcriptional regulator, with the protein MEPPSDNRTGDPTENRSEIRDFLISRRAKLAPERVGLPTSRRRRVPGLRREEVAALAGVSTEWYTRLEKGHISGVSEDVLEAVAQALLLNEDERTYLLDLARAARPTRRRSHRRKDVKIPSPVQWMVDSMTMAPAFVRDGRLDIVASNALCRALYSPMFDTDTTGDRGCANFARYFFLDPGSRDFFVDWEEGARATVAVLRAEAGREPHDRALRELVGELSTLSPDFRTMWASHDVRIRHEGIKRLNHPEVGRLELTFRSLDLPLPQRAIHDLIIYTAEPGTPSEDRLKLLASWTASQTSATEPIHPPR; encoded by the coding sequence ATGGAACCTCCGTCCGACAACCGCACCGGTGATCCCACCGAAAACCGCTCGGAAATCCGCGACTTCCTCATCAGTCGACGCGCCAAGCTCGCCCCGGAGCGGGTCGGACTGCCCACCAGCCGACGCCGCCGGGTTCCGGGGCTACGGCGCGAGGAGGTCGCGGCCCTCGCCGGCGTGAGCACCGAGTGGTACACACGGCTGGAGAAGGGCCACATCAGCGGTGTCTCCGAGGACGTGCTGGAAGCAGTCGCGCAGGCATTGCTCCTCAATGAGGACGAGCGCACCTACCTTCTCGATCTGGCCAGAGCGGCTCGCCCCACCCGCCGCAGGTCGCACCGCCGCAAGGACGTCAAGATCCCGTCTCCCGTCCAATGGATGGTGGACTCCATGACCATGGCCCCCGCCTTCGTACGCGACGGCCGTTTGGACATCGTCGCCAGCAACGCGCTGTGCAGGGCCCTGTACTCACCGATGTTCGACACCGACACCACCGGCGACCGCGGCTGCGCCAATTTCGCCCGTTACTTCTTCCTCGACCCCGGCTCCCGCGACTTCTTCGTCGACTGGGAGGAAGGCGCGAGGGCCACGGTCGCAGTGCTCCGCGCCGAAGCCGGACGTGAACCCCACGACCGGGCCCTGCGTGAGCTTGTCGGCGAACTGTCCACGCTCAGCCCCGACTTCCGCACCATGTGGGCCAGTCACGACGTCCGAATCCGTCACGAAGGCATCAAGCGGCTGAACCATCCCGAAGTCGGCCGTCTGGAGCTGACCTTCCGCTCCCTGGACCTGCCCCTGCCTCAACGGGCCATACACGACCTGATCATCTACACGGCCGAGCCGGGCACCCCCTCGGAGGACCGCCTCAAACTCCTCGCCAGTTGGACAGCATCGCAGACCTCAGCCACGGAACCGATCCACCCGCCCCGCTGA
- a CDS encoding SDR family oxidoreductase codes for MTGKTVLITGATSGIGAHTARLLLDRGHRVAVTGRNENKLKTFLDEAGHPDRLLGLVADAADWQATESVVTRTVEHFGALDAAVANAGFMSGDSIGAGNPTSWAPMVLTNVLGPALLAHATLPHLEATGGRLVLIGSVAGLKNSPANLYSATKWATTGLAENLRLQATTRGIGVTLVNPGMIDTPFWQGASVPPFALPPQPIAEAICFALDQPAGVDLNTLTIRPMGQPV; via the coding sequence ATGACTGGCAAGACCGTACTGATCACCGGCGCGACCAGCGGTATCGGCGCCCACACCGCGCGGTTGCTCCTCGACCGCGGCCACCGTGTGGCGGTCACCGGCCGCAACGAGAACAAACTGAAGACTTTCCTCGACGAGGCCGGCCACCCCGACCGGCTGCTGGGTCTGGTCGCGGACGCGGCGGACTGGCAGGCCACCGAGTCGGTCGTGACCCGCACCGTGGAGCATTTCGGCGCCCTTGACGCGGCGGTGGCCAACGCCGGATTCATGTCCGGTGACTCCATCGGGGCCGGTAACCCGACGTCGTGGGCGCCGATGGTTCTCACCAACGTCCTCGGCCCCGCACTGCTGGCCCATGCCACCCTGCCCCACCTTGAGGCCACTGGCGGACGGCTGGTGCTCATCGGCAGCGTCGCCGGGCTGAAGAACTCTCCCGCCAATCTCTACTCGGCCACCAAGTGGGCTACCACCGGACTCGCCGAGAACCTGCGCCTGCAGGCCACGACCCGCGGCATCGGTGTCACTCTTGTCAACCCCGGCATGATCGACACACCCTTCTGGCAAGGCGCCAGCGTTCCCCCCTTCGCCCTGCCTCCCCAGCCCATCGCCGAGGCCATCTGCTTCGCCCTCGACCAACCGGCAGGCGTCGACCTCAACACCCTGACCATCCGGCCCATGGGCCAGCCCGTCTGA
- a CDS encoding oxygenase MpaB family protein — MTYTEASMDALRQAGDELADATVATLFERGEVGKFNTLMRYVSTVGAPLPDGLPDVAREYLRATSAPPAWVDWGEMEKARLFFIDNNVHISTALSFASMPACYLVPQVAKLLSATHGLKYPSKRMAETGQFTVYLMQPGAFEDGSRFIPAAQKVRLLHASIRHHLRRENRWDTDALGTPICQEDMIGGQMFFSLLVLDSLHRLGIHMSTEGAEAYYYAWRVVGAMLGVDQDAVPTTLDDARRFLDLYMVRHMGPTEEGAQLTRQLIDLYEEVVPGTFFDPIVSALIRHLVGDTCADWLQVSRTPWDTVVKAVPHLLGVLETIEARSPLGAWALDRLGHLTTILELSSLTRGRVMHYAIPEQLKKDYGIPGAVPRTHRWTPPAATVSP, encoded by the coding sequence ATGACCTACACCGAGGCATCGATGGACGCCCTGCGGCAGGCCGGTGACGAACTCGCCGACGCCACCGTCGCCACCCTCTTCGAGCGCGGGGAGGTGGGGAAGTTCAACACCCTGATGCGCTATGTCTCCACCGTCGGCGCTCCCTTGCCGGACGGGCTGCCCGATGTCGCCCGCGAGTACCTTCGGGCCACCAGCGCCCCGCCGGCCTGGGTGGACTGGGGGGAGATGGAGAAGGCCCGGCTGTTCTTCATCGACAACAACGTGCACATCTCCACCGCGCTGTCCTTCGCCTCCATGCCCGCGTGCTACCTCGTCCCGCAGGTGGCCAAGCTGCTGTCGGCCACCCACGGGCTGAAGTACCCCTCCAAACGGATGGCGGAGACCGGCCAGTTCACCGTCTACCTGATGCAGCCCGGCGCCTTCGAGGACGGCAGCCGCTTCATCCCCGCCGCCCAGAAGGTCCGCCTGCTGCACGCCTCCATCCGCCACCACCTGAGGCGGGAGAACCGCTGGGACACCGACGCGCTCGGGACGCCGATCTGCCAGGAGGACATGATCGGCGGGCAGATGTTCTTCTCCCTGCTGGTCCTGGACAGCCTGCACCGCCTCGGCATCCACATGTCCACGGAGGGCGCGGAGGCGTACTACTACGCCTGGCGCGTGGTCGGAGCCATGCTCGGCGTCGACCAGGACGCCGTCCCCACGACCCTCGACGACGCCCGCCGGTTCCTCGACCTGTACATGGTCCGGCACATGGGGCCGACGGAGGAAGGCGCGCAGCTGACCCGGCAGCTCATCGACCTCTACGAGGAGGTCGTGCCCGGGACCTTCTTCGACCCGATCGTCTCCGCACTCATCCGCCACCTCGTCGGGGACACCTGCGCCGACTGGCTCCAGGTGTCGCGCACCCCCTGGGACACCGTCGTCAAGGCCGTGCCCCACCTTCTCGGCGTACTGGAGACCATCGAGGCCCGCTCCCCGCTCGGGGCCTGGGCGCTGGACCGCCTCGGCCACCTCACCACCATCCTCGAACTGTCCTCCCTCACCCGCGGACGCGTGATGCACTACGCCATCCCCGAACAGCTCAAGAAGGACTACGGCATCCCCGGCGCGGTGCCCCGCACCCACCGGTGGACCCCGCCTGCCGCCACCGTCTCCCCGTGA
- a CDS encoding polyprenyl synthetase family protein codes for MLHGFVAQEAEQLSAIDPALGPVAGQLEAAVADGKRLRAAFCYWGWRAVGQPDSDALVRAAASMELVHAAAVVHDDLIDDSPLRHGRPTAHIALRAAVRRRPRAVAAARSLAMLVGDLLMSLAGELFATSGLPAAYLARARPLWSVLARELIAGECLEILRTGADPDTTTSLKVIRYKTAKYTVEQPLLIGGALAGAGRRLREGYSAYGLPLGEAFQLRDDLLGLFGDPERTGKANADDVRGHRPTALLAETWRIAGDGERERLSALLGRRDLDADGLDAVREVMCRLKAPDRIEAMITARVEEALDALHELDTPPYAAAALTALARSAAVRLS; via the coding sequence GTGCTGCACGGCTTCGTCGCCCAGGAGGCCGAGCAGTTATCGGCGATCGACCCGGCCCTGGGCCCCGTGGCCGGGCAGTTGGAGGCGGCAGTCGCGGACGGCAAGCGGCTGCGCGCGGCGTTCTGCTACTGGGGCTGGCGCGCGGTGGGGCAGCCGGACAGCGATGCGCTCGTGCGGGCGGCGGCCTCGATGGAGCTGGTGCATGCCGCCGCGGTGGTGCATGACGATCTCATCGACGACAGTCCGCTGCGGCATGGCCGGCCCACGGCGCATATCGCCCTGCGCGCCGCCGTACGCCGTCGGCCGCGTGCCGTCGCCGCCGCCAGGTCGCTGGCGATGCTGGTGGGCGATCTGCTGATGTCGCTGGCCGGGGAGCTGTTCGCCACCAGCGGTCTGCCCGCCGCGTACCTGGCACGGGCCCGCCCGCTGTGGTCGGTGCTGGCCCGGGAGCTGATCGCGGGGGAGTGCCTGGAGATCCTGCGGACCGGGGCCGATCCGGACACCACGACGTCGCTGAAGGTGATCCGGTACAAGACCGCCAAGTACACCGTCGAGCAGCCCCTGTTGATCGGTGGCGCCCTGGCCGGGGCCGGCCGGCGGCTGCGGGAGGGCTACTCCGCGTACGGGCTGCCGCTGGGCGAGGCGTTCCAGCTCCGGGACGACCTGCTCGGCCTGTTCGGAGACCCGGAACGCACCGGCAAGGCAAACGCCGACGATGTGCGCGGCCACCGGCCCACGGCCCTGCTGGCGGAGACCTGGCGCATCGCCGGTGACGGTGAGCGGGAGCGGCTGAGCGCCCTCCTCGGCCGACGCGATCTGGATGCGGATGGCCTGGACGCGGTCCGCGAGGTGATGTGCCGGCTGAAGGCCCCGGATCGTATCGAGGCCATGATCACCGCGCGGGTCGAGGAGGCCCTCGACGCCCTGCACGAGCTGGACACACCCCCGTACGCCGCCGCTGCCCTGACCGCGCTGGCGCGTTCGGCGGCGGTCCGCCTGTCCTGA
- a CDS encoding polyprenyl synthetase codes for MAQGTGRRGGLDERAVLLAAGLADLAVSTLGSVLGAARGLLRRSDAAELAAEAEHDLMARGRLALDRHTAAVPPAHLEILARHALARRATGDV; via the coding sequence ATGGCGCAAGGCACGGGACGACGCGGGGGACTGGACGAGCGGGCGGTGCTGCTGGCGGCCGGGCTGGCCGATCTGGCGGTGAGCACGCTGGGTTCGGTGCTGGGGGCGGCGCGGGGGTTGCTGCGCCGCTCGGATGCCGCGGAGCTGGCGGCGGAGGCCGAGCACGACCTGATGGCACGCGGGCGCCTGGCGCTGGATCGGCATACCGCGGCCGTCCCCCCGGCCCACCTGGAGATTCTCGCCCGGCACGCGCTGGCCCGGCGGGCCACCGGCGATGTCTGA
- a CDS encoding PPOX class F420-dependent oxidoreductase has protein sequence MPVPLGEDVLALLRLPSTCYIATTMPDGSPQLTQTWVDTDGEHVLINSVESHQKTRNIARDPRVAIAVADPAQPASYVQIRGRVVRVTTEGAAEHIEALAQKYLGGPYPWFGGRDQVRVLYVIQPERISSPRG, from the coding sequence GTGCCCGTACCCCTCGGCGAGGATGTGCTGGCGCTGCTGCGCCTCCCCAGCACCTGCTACATCGCCACCACCATGCCCGACGGTTCGCCCCAGCTCACCCAGACCTGGGTGGACACCGATGGCGAGCACGTCCTGATCAACAGTGTGGAGTCGCATCAGAAGACCCGGAACATCGCGCGCGACCCGCGGGTGGCCATCGCGGTCGCCGACCCCGCGCAACCCGCCTCCTACGTCCAGATCCGCGGCCGTGTGGTACGGGTGACCACCGAGGGAGCGGCCGAACACATTGAGGCGCTCGCGCAGAAGTACCTCGGTGGGCCCTACCCATGGTTCGGCGGCCGCGATCAAGTCCGGGTGCTCTATGTGATCCAGCCGGAACGGATCAGCAGCCCCCGCGGCTAG